The Tachyglossus aculeatus isolate mTacAcu1 chromosome 7, mTacAcu1.pri, whole genome shotgun sequence genome includes a region encoding these proteins:
- the SUMO1 gene encoding small ubiquitin-related modifier 1, with the protein MSDQEAKPSAEDLGDKKEGEYIKLKVIGQDSSEIHFKVKMTTHLKKLKESYCQRQGVPMNSLRFLFEGQRIADNHTPKELGMEEEDVIEVYQEQTGGHSTV; encoded by the exons GAAGCGAAACCTTCAGCTGAAGACTTGGGGGATAAGAAAGAAGGCGAATACATTAAGCTCAAAGTCATTGGACAG GACAGCAGTGAAATTCATTTCAAGGTGAAAATGACAACGCATCTCAAGAAACTCAAAGAATCGTACTGTCAGAGACAG GGCGTCCCCATGAATTCACTCAGGTTTCTCTTCGAAGGTCAGAGAATTGCCGATAATCATACTCCAAAAGAG ctgggaatggaggaggaagatgtGATTGAAGTTTATCAGGAACAGACGGGGGGTCATTCGACAGTCTAG